In one window of Paraburkholderia phymatum STM815 DNA:
- the rpsP gene encoding 30S ribosomal protein S16 — MVIIRLARGGSKKRPFYNIVATDSRSRRDGRFIERVGFYNPVATKGESLRIAQDRLTYWQGVGAQLSPTVQRLVKEAQKAQPAA; from the coding sequence TCATCATCCGCTTGGCTCGTGGCGGCTCGAAGAAGCGCCCGTTCTACAACATCGTCGCAACCGATTCGCGTAGCCGTCGTGACGGCCGCTTCATCGAGCGCGTTGGCTTCTACAACCCGGTCGCTACGAAGGGTGAGTCGCTGCGTATCGCTCAAGATCGCCTGACGTACTGGCAAGGCGTTGGCGCACAACTGTCGCCGACGGTCCAACGTCTGGTGAAGGAAGCGCAAAAGGCGCAACCGGCTGCGTAA
- the rimM gene encoding ribosome maturation factor RimM (Essential for efficient processing of 16S rRNA), with translation MSERDSGSSGRAKAKRQPGAKAPFGPFVRKPVEKVEANAAAAQKARAESAESWPDDAVEVGAIVDAYGLKGWVKVAAHADAGHGGDALLSTKRWWLEKGRERQSTPCLQSKVHGDSIVAQLGGTADRDAALALRGHRVYVRRRDFPALGTDEYYWVDLVGLDVVNEAGIELGKVADLIDNGAQSVLRIEYPAIGKDGKPVIGERLIPFVGVYVKTVDQAAKKIIVDWEADY, from the coding sequence ATGTCGGAGCGTGATTCGGGTAGTTCAGGTCGCGCGAAGGCGAAAAGGCAGCCTGGCGCGAAGGCGCCATTTGGCCCGTTCGTCCGCAAGCCGGTCGAGAAGGTCGAGGCGAATGCCGCAGCGGCGCAGAAAGCTCGCGCTGAATCGGCGGAAAGCTGGCCCGACGACGCAGTCGAAGTCGGCGCAATCGTCGACGCATACGGTCTCAAAGGTTGGGTGAAGGTGGCCGCGCACGCGGACGCCGGTCATGGCGGCGACGCCTTGCTCAGCACGAAACGCTGGTGGCTCGAGAAGGGCCGCGAGCGTCAATCGACGCCCTGCCTGCAGTCAAAGGTTCACGGCGACAGCATCGTTGCGCAACTGGGCGGCACTGCCGACCGCGATGCTGCCCTTGCGTTGCGCGGTCACCGCGTGTACGTCCGCCGCCGCGATTTCCCCGCGCTCGGAACCGACGAATATTACTGGGTCGACCTGGTTGGTCTCGATGTCGTGAACGAGGCGGGCATCGAACTCGGTAAGGTTGCAGATCTGATCGACAACGGTGCGCAGTCGGTGTTGCGCATCGAGTATCCGGCTATTGGCAAAGACGGCAAGCCGGTGATCGGCGAACGCTTGATCCCGTTCGTCGGCGTCTATGTCAAAACGGTGGATCAGGCGGCGAAGAAGATCATCGTCGACTGGGAAGCCGATTACTAG
- the trmD gene encoding tRNA (guanosine(37)-N1)-methyltransferase TrmD, translating to MQFDIVTLFPDMFRALTDWGITSRAAKQERYGLRTWNPRDFTTDNYRTIDDRPYGGGPGMVMLARPLEDAINAAKAAQAEQGIGGARVVMMSPQGATLNHDKVMRFAAEPGLILLCGRYEAIDQRLIDRVVDEEVSLGDFVLSGGELPAMALIDAVVRHLPGVLNDAQSAVQDSFVDGLLDCPHYTRPEEYDGVRVPDVLLGGHHAEIEQWRRREALRNTWLKRPDLIVQARKNKLLSRADEAWLASLAKDASKH from the coding sequence ATGCAGTTCGATATCGTTACGCTCTTTCCTGACATGTTTCGCGCGCTGACCGACTGGGGCATCACGAGCCGCGCAGCGAAGCAGGAGCGTTATGGTTTGCGCACGTGGAATCCCCGCGATTTCACAACCGACAACTACCGCACAATCGACGATCGCCCGTACGGCGGCGGACCCGGCATGGTCATGCTGGCCAGGCCGCTGGAAGACGCGATCAACGCCGCGAAAGCGGCCCAGGCAGAGCAGGGCATTGGCGGCGCACGCGTCGTGATGATGTCGCCGCAAGGCGCCACGCTCAATCACGACAAGGTCATGCGCTTTGCCGCCGAGCCCGGTCTGATCCTGCTGTGCGGCCGCTATGAGGCGATCGATCAGCGTCTGATCGATCGTGTCGTCGACGAAGAAGTTAGCCTCGGCGACTTCGTGCTGTCGGGCGGCGAGTTGCCGGCAATGGCATTGATTGATGCCGTCGTGCGACATCTGCCGGGCGTGCTGAACGATGCGCAATCGGCGGTGCAGGACAGTTTCGTCGATGGCTTGCTGGATTGCCCGCACTACACGCGTCCGGAAGAATACGACGGCGTGCGTGTGCCCGATGTGCTGCTCGGCGGCCATCATGCGGAAATCGAGCAATGGCGGCGGCGCGAGGCTCTGCGCAATACGTGGTTGAAGCGGCCCGACTTGATCGTGCAGGCCAGAAAGAACAAGTTGTTGAGTCGCGCCGACGAGGCGTGGCTCGCAAGTCTCGCGAAGGACGCATCGAAGCATTGA
- the rplS gene encoding 50S ribosomal protein L19 — MNLIAKLEQEEIERALAGKTIPEFAPGDTVIVSVNVVEGNRKRVQAYEGVVIAKRNRGLNSSFIVRKISSGEGVERTFQTYSPLLASIVVKRRGDVRRAKLYYLRERSGKSARIKEKLVSKDRAAQA, encoded by the coding sequence ATGAATCTGATTGCAAAACTTGAGCAGGAAGAAATCGAGCGCGCGCTCGCAGGCAAGACCATTCCCGAATTCGCCCCCGGCGATACGGTGATCGTGAGCGTCAACGTGGTTGAAGGTAACCGCAAGCGCGTTCAGGCCTACGAAGGCGTCGTGATCGCAAAGCGTAACCGTGGCCTCAACTCGTCGTTCATCGTCCGCAAGATTTCGTCGGGCGAAGGCGTCGAGCGTACGTTCCAAACGTATTCGCCGCTGCTGGCAAGCATCGTCGTGAAGCGTCGTGGTGATGTGCGTCGTGCAAAGCTGTACTACCTGCGCGAGCGTTCGGGCAAGTCGGCTCGAATCAAAGAGAAGCTGGTGTCGAAAGACCGCGCTGCTCAAGCGTAA
- a CDS encoding CoA pyrophosphatase, whose amino-acid sequence MTAPSRPSRPVFDPESLPVEPADLVLPAIPSDRLTPDGLRARFKHDLPWEQETREVRWRETADPRVAAVLVALVVREEGLTVLLTQRTAHLNDHAGQVSFPGGRHEPHDATTTATALREAQEEVGLDPSRVEVLGTLPEYLTGTGFRVTPVIGLVHPPFTVQADTFEVADIFEVPLRFLMDPKNHEVRVLNWEGGNRRFFAMPYPRGTSGGTGGDYFIWGATAGMLRNFYRFLAA is encoded by the coding sequence TTGACCGCGCCTTCCCGTCCGTCCCGTCCCGTCTTTGACCCCGAAAGCTTGCCTGTCGAACCGGCAGACCTTGTTCTGCCTGCTATCCCGTCCGATCGCCTGACGCCGGACGGCTTGCGCGCGCGTTTCAAACACGACCTGCCGTGGGAGCAGGAGACGCGCGAGGTGCGCTGGCGCGAGACGGCCGACCCGCGCGTCGCGGCCGTGCTTGTGGCGCTCGTCGTTCGCGAGGAGGGACTGACCGTGCTGCTCACGCAGCGCACGGCGCATCTGAACGATCACGCGGGGCAGGTCAGTTTTCCCGGCGGTCGTCACGAGCCGCACGACGCCACGACGACGGCCACGGCATTGCGGGAGGCGCAGGAAGAGGTCGGGCTCGATCCGTCTCGTGTCGAAGTGCTCGGCACGTTGCCGGAATACCTGACGGGCACCGGGTTTCGCGTGACCCCTGTCATCGGCCTGGTCCATCCGCCGTTCACCGTGCAGGCCGACACCTTCGAAGTCGCGGACATCTTCGAAGTCCCGCTGCGCTTCCTGATGGATCCGAAAAACCACGAAGTGCGCGTGCTGAACTGGGAAGGCGGTAACCGTCGTTTTTTTGCAATGCCGTATCCTCGCGGCACGTCGGGCGGAACGGGCGGCGATTACTTCATCTGGGGCGCAACGGCGGGCATGTTGCGCAATTTCTATCGCTTCCTCGCCGCCTGA
- a CDS encoding CobD/CbiB family protein produces MTFFSVLLALILEQVRALSPNNPVSALLQYHAESTAHGFDAGKEKHGFLAWLVVVLPWTLVTGLIYFVLYEIHFVLAFLWNVAVLYFTLGFRQFSHYFTDIHLSLNNDDVPRAREILNEWTGLDTVDMPVSEIVRHTLIHAVVASHRHVFGVFFWFLIPVGPAGAVLYRTAEYLARTWSKPTDDRTVAFSTFAQRAFFVIDWIPSRLTSLGFAIVGNFEDAIYAWRNHARQWPDANDGVLLAAGSGALGARLAGPLAEVSSLDALATGDGGPMPVGDDCTPRTLQSAVGLVWRAVILWMILLLMLTIAVWLA; encoded by the coding sequence ATGACTTTTTTCTCCGTATTGCTGGCCCTCATCCTCGAACAGGTGCGCGCGCTGTCGCCGAACAACCCGGTGTCGGCGCTCCTTCAATACCATGCGGAGTCGACCGCACACGGCTTCGATGCCGGCAAGGAAAAGCACGGGTTCCTCGCGTGGCTCGTCGTCGTGCTGCCCTGGACGCTCGTCACGGGCCTGATCTACTTCGTGCTCTATGAGATTCACTTTGTGCTCGCGTTCCTGTGGAACGTTGCGGTGCTGTACTTCACGCTCGGCTTTCGCCAGTTCAGCCATTACTTCACCGACATCCATTTGTCGCTGAACAACGACGACGTGCCGCGAGCGCGTGAAATCCTCAACGAATGGACGGGCCTCGATACCGTCGACATGCCCGTGAGCGAGATCGTGCGCCACACGTTGATTCACGCCGTCGTCGCGTCGCATCGACATGTGTTCGGCGTGTTCTTCTGGTTCCTGATTCCCGTCGGCCCGGCGGGCGCGGTGCTGTATCGCACGGCCGAGTATCTCGCGCGCACGTGGTCGAAGCCCACCGACGACCGGACCGTTGCGTTCTCCACCTTCGCGCAGCGCGCGTTCTTCGTGATCGACTGGATTCCGTCGCGTTTGACGTCGCTCGGTTTTGCGATCGTCGGCAATTTCGAGGACGCGATCTATGCGTGGCGCAACCACGCGCGCCAATGGCCCGATGCGAACGACGGCGTGTTGCTCGCCGCGGGCAGCGGCGCGTTGGGCGCACGTCTGGCGGGCCCGCTCGCGGAAGTATCGAGCCTCGACGCGCTGGCGACGGGCGACGGCGGCCCGATGCCCGTCGGCGACGACTGCACGCCGCGCACGCTGCAATCGGCGGTGGGCCTTGTATGGCGGGCGGTGATCCTGTGGATGATCCTGCTGCTGATGCTGACCATCGCCGTCTGGCTCGCCTGA
- a CDS encoding putative signal transducing protein, which translates to MKLMRAPNVVIGQHWVNVLAAAGIECELHNRYLSGAIGEIPADQCAPELWLVDERDEALARKLIDAARNGPAADAPRWRCAHCQEMLEAQFTVC; encoded by the coding sequence ATGAAGCTGATGCGCGCACCCAATGTCGTGATAGGGCAGCACTGGGTAAATGTGCTGGCGGCAGCGGGTATCGAGTGCGAATTGCATAACCGCTACCTGAGCGGCGCGATCGGTGAAATTCCGGCGGATCAGTGCGCGCCGGAGTTATGGCTCGTCGACGAACGCGACGAAGCGCTGGCAAGAAAGCTGATCGACGCAGCCCGCAACGGGCCGGCAGCCGATGCGCCGCGCTGGCGATGCGCCCATTGCCAGGAGATGCTCGAAGCGCAGTTCACCGTGTGCTAG
- the rsgA gene encoding ribosome small subunit-dependent GTPase A, with product MSGRSPKALRAATANDRAQDRVRGLVIAAHGRHYIVAPEDGSAILQCFPRGKRSEIAVGDQVLYEPTSADQGVIVEIGERRNLLYRSDQYKSKLFAANLDQLLIVLATEPHFSEDLLGRALVAAEENELKPLIVLNKIDVEAALPLARKRLQLYRGLGYTVLEVSIKGQPDAARATLEAHLNGHSTLLLGQSGMGKSTLVNLLIPDAEVATREISTALNSGRHTTTFTRLYPLPGSEGALIDSPGFQEFGLHHLTEGKLERAFPEFRPLLAECRFYNCHHLHEPGCAILEAVADGRIAKERHALYAQLVHEASQIVR from the coding sequence ATGAGCGGCCGTTCCCCGAAAGCGCTGCGCGCGGCGACTGCCAACGACCGCGCGCAGGATCGCGTGCGCGGCCTCGTGATCGCCGCGCATGGCCGTCATTACATCGTCGCGCCCGAAGACGGCAGCGCGATCCTGCAATGCTTCCCGCGCGGCAAGCGCAGCGAGATCGCCGTCGGCGATCAGGTGCTATACGAACCGACGTCCGCCGATCAGGGCGTGATCGTCGAGATCGGCGAACGGCGCAATCTGCTGTATCGCTCGGACCAGTACAAGTCGAAGCTGTTCGCGGCGAATCTCGATCAGTTGCTGATCGTGCTCGCCACCGAGCCGCATTTCAGCGAAGACCTGCTCGGGCGCGCGCTCGTCGCGGCGGAGGAGAACGAGCTGAAGCCGCTGATCGTGCTGAACAAGATCGACGTCGAAGCCGCGCTGCCGCTCGCGCGCAAGCGGCTCCAGCTGTATCGCGGGCTGGGTTACACGGTGCTCGAAGTGTCGATCAAGGGGCAGCCCGACGCCGCACGCGCGACGCTCGAAGCGCATCTGAACGGCCATTCCACGCTGCTTCTGGGCCAGTCGGGGATGGGCAAGTCGACGCTCGTCAATCTGCTGATTCCCGATGCCGAAGTGGCGACGCGCGAGATCTCGACGGCGCTCAATAGCGGCCGCCACACGACCACGTTCACGCGCCTCTATCCGCTACCGGGCAGCGAAGGCGCGCTGATCGATTCGCCCGGCTTCCAGGAGTTCGGCCTGCACCATCTGACGGAAGGCAAGCTCGAGCGCGCATTTCCCGAGTTCAGGCCGCTTCTGGCCGAGTGCCGCTTCTACAACTGCCATCATCTGCACGAGCCAGGCTGCGCGATTCTCGAAGCGGTCGCCGATGGACGCATCGCGAAGGAACGGCATGCGCTCTACGCACAGCTCGTGCACGAGGCGAGCCAGATCGTCCGCTAA
- a CDS encoding M48 family metallopeptidase — MPTLYFTVLFVLAVVAMVVTKLWLASRQIRFVAAHRESVPQQFTGTIALTAHQRAADYTIERTRLTMAEIVVGAAVLIGLTLLGGVQALALAVGDWLGHGYIGQIALVAAVIAITSAIELPFDYYRQFVVEQRFGFNRMTKRIFVVDRIKGVLLGAAFGLPLLFVVLWLMNQAGTYWWWWTWVVWVVFQMLVLILYPTFIAPMFNKFEPLKDEALVQRIDALMTRCGFAAKGLFVMDGSRRSAHGNAYFTGFGSSKRIVFFDTLLSRLSGSEIEAVLAHELGHFKRRHVIKRMIVTFLISLAMLALLGWLTQRTWFFEGLGVRPSMTGSNDGLALVLFFLAVPVFLFFVTPLGSLASRKHEFEADAFAATQTDAKDLVNALVKLYEDNASTLTPDPIYTAFYYSHPPASQRIDRLLRHA; from the coding sequence ATGCCTACTCTGTACTTCACCGTTCTGTTCGTGCTCGCCGTAGTGGCGATGGTCGTCACGAAGCTGTGGCTCGCGTCGCGGCAAATCCGCTTCGTGGCAGCGCACCGCGAGAGCGTGCCGCAGCAGTTCACGGGCACGATCGCCCTCACGGCGCATCAGCGCGCCGCCGACTACACCATCGAGCGCACGCGCCTCACCATGGCCGAAATCGTCGTGGGTGCGGCCGTGCTGATCGGGCTGACGCTGCTCGGCGGCGTGCAGGCGCTCGCGCTCGCCGTCGGCGACTGGCTCGGGCACGGCTATATCGGTCAGATCGCCCTGGTGGCGGCTGTCATCGCGATCACGAGCGCGATCGAACTGCCCTTCGACTATTACCGTCAGTTCGTGGTCGAGCAGCGCTTCGGCTTCAACCGGATGACGAAGCGCATCTTTGTCGTCGACCGCATCAAGGGCGTGCTGCTCGGTGCCGCGTTCGGGCTGCCGCTACTCTTCGTCGTGCTGTGGCTGATGAATCAGGCGGGCACGTACTGGTGGTGGTGGACGTGGGTCGTCTGGGTCGTGTTCCAGATGCTCGTGCTGATCTTGTACCCCACCTTCATCGCGCCGATGTTCAACAAGTTCGAGCCGCTGAAAGACGAGGCGCTCGTGCAGCGTATCGACGCGCTGATGACGCGCTGCGGCTTCGCCGCCAAGGGTCTGTTCGTGATGGACGGCAGCCGCCGCTCCGCGCATGGCAACGCGTATTTCACGGGCTTCGGGTCGTCAAAGCGGATCGTGTTCTTCGACACGCTGCTCTCGCGTCTGTCGGGCAGCGAGATCGAAGCGGTGCTCGCGCACGAACTCGGCCACTTCAAGCGCCGCCATGTGATCAAGCGGATGATCGTCACCTTCCTGATCAGCCTCGCGATGCTCGCGCTGCTCGGCTGGCTCACGCAGCGCACATGGTTCTTCGAGGGTCTCGGGGTGCGTCCGTCGATGACGGGCAGCAACGACGGCCTCGCGCTCGTGCTGTTCTTCCTCGCCGTACCCGTGTTCCTGTTCTTCGTGACGCCGCTCGGCAGCCTCGCCTCGCGCAAGCACGAGTTCGAAGCCGACGCGTTCGCCGCGACGCAGACCGATGCGAAGGATCTCGTCAACGCACTCGTCAAGCTGTATGAAGACAACGCATCGACGCTCACGCCCGACCCCATCTATACCGCGTTCTACTATTCGCACCCGCCCGCCTCGCAGCGGATCGACCGGCTGCTGCGCCACGCATGA